Proteins found in one Triticum aestivum cultivar Chinese Spring chromosome 4D, IWGSC CS RefSeq v2.1, whole genome shotgun sequence genomic segment:
- the LOC123097725 gene encoding uncharacterized protein isoform X1 — protein sequence MGAGARATAAALARADAGGDIVHQDVDAPKILGYSNDFMLVFSVSPAARHEEEVRDSGGGCPRPMRRKPRQFQGQEDDSSPPTASCKHSEVHAVVCCSSLFCVFSEDKWKCKCSPLVICS from the exons ATGGGcgccggggcgcgggcgacggcggcggcgctcgcgaGGGCGGACGCCGGCGGCGACATCGTCCACCAGGACGTCGACGCGCCCAAGATTCTCGGCTACTCGAACGACTTCATGCTC GTATTCTCCGTCTCTCCAGCCGCCAGACACGAAGAAGAAGTCCGCGACTCTGGCGGCGGTTGCCCACGGCCAATGAGAAGGAAGCCGCGGCAGTTCCAGGGACAAGAAGACGACAGCAGCCCCCCGACGGCCTCCTGCAAGCACAGCGAGGTTCATGCCGTCGTCTGCTGCAGTTCTCTATTTTGTGTTTTTTCTGAAGATAAATGGAAGTGCAAATGCAGTCCGCTAGTGATTTGCTCTTGA
- the LOC123097725 gene encoding uncharacterized protein isoform X2 — MGAGARATAAALARADAGGDIVHQDVDAPKILGYSNDFMLVFSVSPAARHEEEVRDSGGGCPRPMRRKPRQFQGQEDDSSPPTASCKHSEEEVVKKTKSVGKLKQEAENSL, encoded by the exons ATGGGcgccggggcgcgggcgacggcggcggcgctcgcgaGGGCGGACGCCGGCGGCGACATCGTCCACCAGGACGTCGACGCGCCCAAGATTCTCGGCTACTCGAACGACTTCATGCTC GTATTCTCCGTCTCTCCAGCCGCCAGACACGAAGAAGAAGTCCGCGACTCTGGCGGCGGTTGCCCACGGCCAATGAGAAGGAAGCCGCGGCAGTTCCAGGGACAAGAAGACGACAGCAGCCCCCCGACGGCCTCCTGCAAGCACAGCGAG GAAGAAGTTGTCAAGAAGACAAAATCAGTTGGGAAGCTCAAACAAGAAGCTGAGAATAGCCTATAA
- the LOC123097725 gene encoding uncharacterized protein isoform X3, which yields MGAGARATAAALARADAGGDIVHQDVDAPKILGYSNDFMLVFSVSPAARHEEEVRDSGGGCPRPMRRKPRQFQGQEDDSSPPTASCKHSEEKRVVWFGWMPRY from the exons ATGGGcgccggggcgcgggcgacggcggcggcgctcgcgaGGGCGGACGCCGGCGGCGACATCGTCCACCAGGACGTCGACGCGCCCAAGATTCTCGGCTACTCGAACGACTTCATGCTC GTATTCTCCGTCTCTCCAGCCGCCAGACACGAAGAAGAAGTCCGCGACTCTGGCGGCGGTTGCCCACGGCCAATGAGAAGGAAGCCGCGGCAGTTCCAGGGACAAGAAGACGACAGCAGCCCCCCGACGGCCTCCTGCAAGCACAGCGAG GAAAAAAGGGTGGTGTGGTTCGGTTGGATGCCCCGTTACTAA